The following nucleotide sequence is from Thermostaphylospora chromogena.
AGTTCGACGAGGTGGTCGCCGAGGTGCTGCGCACCGCGACGCTCGCCGTGCCGGACGTGCCGTCGCCGGTGGAGGTGCGCGGACGCGACGGCGTGCACACCTCGGAGCTGGACGCGCTGCTGGACGAGATGCGCTGCGTGGTCCGCGCTTTTCCGGGGGCGACATGGTGACCGCGCGCGAGGTGGCCGAGCGGGTGCCCGATCCGGAGCTGCCCATGCTGACCCTGGCCGACCTGGGCATCCTCCGCGAGGTCGAGGAGCACGACGGGGGACGGGTGACGGTGACGATCACCCCCACCTACAGCGGCTGCCCGGCCCTGGCGGCGATCCGCGCCGACCTCACCGCCCGCCTGCGCGCGGCCGGGTACGCCGAGGTGGAGGTGCGCACCTCGCTCTCCCCCGCGTGGACCACCGACTGGATCACCCCGGCGGGCCGCCGCAAGCTCGCCGACGCCGGGATCGCCCCACCCGGTGCCGCCCCCGCCCGGCGGAGCGGGCCCGTCCCCCTGGCCCTGGGCCCCACCCGGCGGACGGTGCGCTGCCCGCGCTGCGACTCCCCCGACACCGAGGAGGTGGCGCGGTTCGGTGCCACGCCGTGCAAGGCGCTGTGGCGTTGCCGCTCCTGCGCCGAGCCGTTCGAACGGGTGAAGGAGCTGTGAGCGTGACCGGAGTGGACACGGCCGTGGCCGGGCGGCGCACGACGTTCACCTCGCTGCGGGTGGCCGCCGTGGACCGGTTGTGCGCGGACGCCGTGGCGATCACCTTCGACGTGCCGGACGACCTCGCCGAGCGGTTCGCCTTCCGTCCCGGCCAGTGGCTGACGCTGCGTCGGCTGGTGGACGGCCGGGAGGAACGCCGGTCGTACTCGATCTGCTCCCCGGCTGGCGCCCGCCCCCGCATCGGCGTGCGGGAGGTGCCCGGCGGCCTGTTCTCCACGTGGCTGGTGCGGGAGCTGCGGCCGGGCGACGAGGTGGAGGTGCTGCCGCCGAGCGGGTCGTTCACCCCCGACCTGAGCGTGCCCGGCCACCACGTGCTCATCGCCGCGGGGTCGGGCATCACGCCGGTGCTGTCCATCGCCGCGTCGGTGCTCGCGGACCCGCGCAGCCGGGTCACGCTGCTGTACGGCAACCGTGCCGCGTCCACGGTGATGTTCGCCGACGAGCTGGCCGATCTCAAGGACGCCTGCCCGTCCCGGATGGAGCTGGTGCACGTGCTGTCCCGGGAGGCGCGCGAGATCGAGCTGTTCACCGGCCGCCTGGACGCGGCGAAGCTGCGCGTGCTGCTGCCCGCGCTGACACCGGTGTCCCGCGTGGACCACTGGTGGCTGTGCGGGCCGTACGGGATGGTGCTGGACGCCCGGGCGGTGCTCACCGAGCTGGGGGTGCCCGGCGAGCGGGTGCACCACGAGCTGTTCTTCGTGGACGAGCCGCCGCCGGAGCCGGTGCGCCCGGCCCACGACACGCCGGATGATCTCCGGGACGGGGGCGGCGAGGTGACCGTGGTCATGGACGGCCGGGCCACCACGGTGGCGTCGCCGGGCGGCACCACCGTGTTGGAGGCCGCCCAGCGCGTCCGGCCGGAGCTGCCGTTCGCCTGCAAGGGCGGGGTGTGCGGCACCTGCCGCGCCCGTGTCGTCGCCGGCGAGGTCCGCATGCGGCGCAACTACGCCCTGGAACCCGAGGAGGTCGCCGCGGGGTACGTGCTGACCTGCCAGTCCGTGCCGGTGAGCGACGCCGTGACCGTCGACTACGACGTCTGACGGCGGCGAGGAGCGCTGCCCGGCGGGTGCGGCCCGCCTTCCGGTCGGGTGTGCCCGGGATCCGGGCGTCCTGCGGCGGGTGCGGCCCGCCCGTCCTCACATGCCGTAGGCCTCCAGCAGGCGGAGCCAGACCTCGCTGATCGTGGGGAAGGCGGGGACGGCGTGCCACAGGTCGTCGAGGGTGACCTCGGCGGTGACGGCGATGGTCGCGGCGTGCAGCATCTCGGCCACCCCCTGCCCGGCGAAGGTGACGCC
It contains:
- the paaD gene encoding 1,2-phenylacetyl-CoA epoxidase subunit PaaD codes for the protein MVTAREVAERVPDPELPMLTLADLGILREVEEHDGGRVTVTITPTYSGCPALAAIRADLTARLRAAGYAEVEVRTSLSPAWTTDWITPAGRRKLADAGIAPPGAAPARRSGPVPLALGPTRRTVRCPRCDSPDTEEVARFGATPCKALWRCRSCAEPFERVKEL
- the paaE gene encoding 1,2-phenylacetyl-CoA epoxidase subunit PaaE; protein product: MSVTGVDTAVAGRRTTFTSLRVAAVDRLCADAVAITFDVPDDLAERFAFRPGQWLTLRRLVDGREERRSYSICSPAGARPRIGVREVPGGLFSTWLVRELRPGDEVEVLPPSGSFTPDLSVPGHHVLIAAGSGITPVLSIAASVLADPRSRVTLLYGNRAASTVMFADELADLKDACPSRMELVHVLSREAREIELFTGRLDAAKLRVLLPALTPVSRVDHWWLCGPYGMVLDARAVLTELGVPGERVHHELFFVDEPPPEPVRPAHDTPDDLRDGGGEVTVVMDGRATTVASPGGTTVLEAAQRVRPELPFACKGGVCGTCRARVVAGEVRMRRNYALEPEEVAAGYVLTCQSVPVSDAVTVDYDV